DNA from Larimichthys crocea isolate SSNF chromosome XIII, L_crocea_2.0, whole genome shotgun sequence:
AACTCACCTGGAAACAGGTGAGCTCACCTCATTGGCTgattttttcttgtttgaattaaaatctTGAAATATGAAaccatgttttgttgtgtgttttatttacgtgtgtacacacacagtgtttaaatattaatgactgaaaggtccagtgtgtagaagtGTGTGATCACTGCACTGCAccctcctcacatcaccctcacctctTTGCTCTGTCTACactcagtgtttagtttgtctgcacACGGGGCTAACACTTGGTTAACACGGGGCTAACACGGGgctaacacagagctaacacGGGGCTAACACGGAGCTAACACGGGGCTAACACGGGGCTAACACGGAGTtaacacagagctaacacagggctaacacagagctaacacagggctaacacagagctaacacagagctaacacagGGCTAACACAGGgctaacacagagctaacacGGGGCTACCACAGAGCTAACACGGGGCTAACACTTGGCTAACACGGGGCTAACACATGGCTAACACGGGGCTAACACGGGGCTAACACGGAGCTAACACGGCGCTAACACGGggctaacatggagctaacacGGGgctaacacagagctaacacggagctaacacagagctaacacGGAGCTAACACGGAGCTAACACGGATCTAACACAGCgctaacacagagctaacacGGGGATAACAGAGCTAACACGGGGCTAACACGGagctaacacagagctaacacGGAGCTAACACGGagctaacacagagctaacGCGGAGCTAACACGGagctaacacagagctaacGCGGAGCTAACACGGGGCTAACACGGATCTAACACAGCGCTAACACGGAGCTAACACGGGGATAACAGAGCTAACACGGGGCTAACACGGagctaacacagagctaacacGGAGCTAACACGGAGCTAATGCGGAGCTAACGCGGAGCTAACACGGGGCTGCTCTTAAACCCAGACATGAATTTCACTTTGTGATTTGAGTCGCATGATGCATCGAGCTGTTTTAtcggctgacacacacacacacacacacacacacacacacacacacacacacatacacacacatacacacacacacacacacacacacacacacacacacagtgtgtggtgAAGCGATGCTGTTTGTTCTGCCCTACATCTGTGacctgtgtgtgtcatcatgtatgcatgtgtgagcATTTCTTAATGACACTCTACTGTGATGCtgcgctgtgattggtcagtttgGTCAGCATCAGGGTATCAGCTTGGACTCGGATCGACCTGATCCAACATCTGAGGCAGAACCAGAGGTCACATGAcccagacagagaggaaacaacacagtttgaatgttcaatacattatttacactgtgtgtgtgtgttgggggatGGTATCCATGTTTATTGTGACAGAGCCCTGCAGCCTCGACCTCGTTTCTTCATCTgttcacagactgtctaaaacctggacgtagtctccgtgacgtccccgcagactgtctaaaacctggacgtagtctctgtgcaGATGCTCTCGTAGCAACAGAACTAAAAATACTTCCTGTTTATTATCAGAggtcagtgacatcatcaacacacaaactgcagctgagGTCAGAATGATGTCATCGTGCCATCCTGTTGTTGTCCAAtagcagcactgtgtgtgtgtgtgtgtgtgtgtgtgtgtgtgtgtataaataacATGAAAGCTTTCAGTGTAAATATTTCAGAGGAGCTAACGCATGACATCATGCTAacgttaacacacacagtgttatgtTGACTCAAacctccatcatcttcatcttcatcatcatcatcttcatcatcatcatcatcttcatcttcatcaggtgaacggtgtctctgtcattcgtacgtctgttctcactctatgtaactttgagaagtacgtaacgctttacggcactaagtcacacagcagcaactatttttatttttttaagattatttttttggcctttattgatagaacagctgaagacagacaggaagcagagagagcgggagggacacgcagtaaattagccgtccgatgcgggattcaaactAGGgtcagctgcagcaaggactatagcctccacacacggggcggccgcttaacccactacgctatACCGACCGCCCCATACACACACCACCGACTACTTCACTgaggttagctcagtttggtagctgctgttagctcacgttagctcagtctgttagctgctgttaacttacgttagctcagtctgttagctgctgttagctcagtctgttagttgctgttagctcacgttagctgctgttagcttacattagctcagtctgttagctgctgttagctcacgttagctcagtctgttagctgctgttagctcagtctgttagctgctgttagctcagtctgttagctctgtctgttagctgctgttagcttacgttagctcagtctgttagctgctgttagctcacgttagctgctgttagcttacattagctcagtctgttagctgctgttagcttacgttagctcagtctgttagctgctgttagcttacgTTAGCTcagggagtggagctggtgtcatgccagaacaggagctgggctcagcagcctctatggatgtaatggcagaggagagaaaaggagatcATGTCAGCTGACCCTcaccgaccaatcagagcagccaGAGGCAGCTGAATaagtttgatgtgtgttttcccATGAGGCTTTGGGGAGgcggtgtcagtgtgtgtgtgtgtgtgtgtgtgtgtgtgttcacagctgCTGTATCCATTAAAGACAGTTTAACAGTCTGGTGTGTTTAaaaaggaggtcagaggtcagaggatgcttcctgtttcctctcctcgcTCACTTGTCTCCTAACAGGAAGTTGAATTCATAAAACTGATTCATTGGCAGCCTGATGACCAATCAGACGGGACGACACAGGagctaatttaaatattaaacaagcTCTCACTATGAGGTCATCAACAGGAAGACAGCACCATCTAcaggatggacacacacacacacacacacacacacacagacacacacagacacacacacacacacacacacacagacacagacacacacacacacacacagacaggactcGACCGCCATCTGCTGATAAACATCAATGatccatgaaacaggaagtactTCAAGTCTGTTTACTTGTCGTGAATGTTGATTGGTGTTTTCAGCAGCCAATAGAGAGTGTGGTATGCTGTGAGCTAGCATCACCTggaccagaacagaacctctgaaccagcagtgtccagtctaacagtgaacacggcgacagaacctctgaaccggcagtgtccggtctaacagtgaacacagcgacagaacctctgaaccctgggctgagtcagttcagttagctacacgggTGACCAAGCGAACCACAGTTTGCGCTTCATTTGACTAATTAATTCACTCGTTctgaaaaagataaataatgttttctaGTGATTTATTAAAGTGTGTTACTGCCAACCTCAAGTTTTCACGTTAAAACATTTGGAGCTCCGGTTTCCCCACATGTAACACGTAACTCTAACAAGACAAATCTTTGAGACAAACTGTAAAAGTGTTTCATAGTTTTataataaactttaatttactgtaaatctTCATGTGTTTCTATGTAAATTAAATGTGTCGTATGTTccatgttttgctgttttaaagAGTCAGAAGAAACTGATTTTATTAGCACATTtcaaaactttaataaaaaagattCGGCAGGTTGACGTCACTCCCTGTCGGTCCGGTCCAGTCCATCAGAACTCggctgtaaacaaacatcagcagactttttgtcttttcaggaTCTTTTAATTGAAAACTCTCGATATGTTTCATTACACACAAAAGGTCAAACACAGTTTGTCCACAGGCGGGACAACGGAGGGAAGTACAGCCATGGTCAGGGAcgagggtcagaggtcagggacgagggtcagaggtcagggacgagggtcagaggtcacaggaCAGTCAGAGGTCAGGGACGAGGGTCAGGGAcgagggtcagaggtcacaggaCAGTCAGAGGTCAGGGACGAGGGTCAGGGGTCAGGGAcgagggtcagaggtcagggacGAGGGTcagtaaaattaattaaaaacaataaaaacaaacggAGTCGAGTCTATTTACAATATTGCCTTAAAAGCTgacgtgacctttgacctttacaCTCTTAAAAACACGTCAGCTGACGGGCTAGCGTGCTAACGCTAGTCATGTGACGTGAACCTCGTTCGATTCTCCCATgatcctctctgtctctgccgcGTGGTTTTTAAGAGTGTTTACAGCAGGTCCGAGTTCTGCTGCTTCACCAGGACCGACCCGACGcttcctccacttcctgtcGGGTCGGTTCTGTTTGATGCGGCTACAGGAAGTAAAACAGGAAACGTTCCCACACAGAGCAGCGAATCAGACGCACAGGTGTGTCCCGCTTCAGGCTCCGCCTCCATCATCCCCTGCACACCTGTCATTGTGACGCTGCGTTCAGGTGCTCACAGGCCTGAACGCACCGCGACGCCTGAACGCACCACGGCAGGTGTTCTGTAGGGGGCGGAGCCTGAAATGTGACACGGTGACGGCGTGAGCGTCACGAGGGGGCGGGCACTTTGAGGCGGCGCTGCTCAcatcaaactaaaaacaaacgaACACGTCAGGTCTAATGACCCCGCCCGCCTGCCCGCCCCGCCTTGgagaacaaatcaaacacacactgggaaCTCGGCGTCTCTACAGCTGTGTCATGTGATCAAGGTTCTGTCAGGTACCAACGTGACGCAGAGTGAAgatcctgaacagaaccgggTCCTGATCCTGAAAGGTGCTGATCAGGTTTCGATGTGGACCGTCCGTCCGGTCCGGCTCGCTCTGGTGCCGAAGGCTCAGAAACCGACCTGCTCTCTTGAGGACGccgtcacttcctgtttctgcagAACCGGACAGACTCTGGTGGTTCTGAAGGTCCACGGGTCGACTGTTGATGGACCCAGCTCATATCCAGTTCAGAGCAGAAGACTCGGATTCTGATGGCAGACCCGGGTTGTGTTTGGGTTCTAATGTGATGTTGTAAGAAAAGTACCAGGACCGGCAGATCAGAGTGTTGTGGTCTGAACTGGACCGGGCTTTAGTTCACCGCTGGTCCTGAACCATGGACGGCTTCATAAGAGCAGGACAAGTCCAAACACAGAGGGCCGGTTCGGTGGTGCGcttgtgacatcactgctgccAGGAAGTGTTGGTGTTTTGGGGGGGGTGAACCGGGCCGAGCCGGGCTAAGCCGGGTCTTAAAGGGAAGCGTGTGGAGTTGATAAATCTTTCATATATTATCTAAAATAACGACGTGACTTCtatcaaactgaacaaactatCGGGTCACACAgttctgctgctgtctctgtttgcaGTCTGGCGGTCCGGCCCGGCTGTGGACAGAACCGGGTCAGGACGGCGCTCAGACCGCCCGCAGCTCCACGACTAGTCGtcttcgtcgtcgtcgtcatcatcctCGCCTTCGTCCTCAACGTCTCGCTTCCTCTTCTGTCCTTGAACGCCCGCCTGCTCgtctgcacagagagagagagagagagagccaatcagagcggGCCGCCAGactctgaccaatcagagcggGCCGCCAGactctgaccaatcagagcggGCCTCCTCactcaccttcctcctcctcctcggcgTAGTCGTCTTCGTCCTCGTCGTCATcctgagaaacaaaagaaaaagacgacctcacttcctgtacagacactttcacaataaaagccacgAGAAGCAGCTACTCTCTGATTGGACGACACTAACGAAGCTCTAGAACTACTCGTCACGTGTCGCTGACCAGGCTGACCTCCATCAGACCGACTCTGACTACAGGAACGTTTAACGAACCTCCAAAGAACGTTAAAAAAACGTCCTCAGAGGCGGCTGTTTTGGTGCTGAACCTGGTCATGAGCACGTCACACCTGAGCGACCCGTGACAACTGTCGGTGGCCGGGCAGAGAACACGGCCAGGCGTGGCCCGGTTCGCTGCCCGGCCGCCGAcaggtgcatcatgggaagcCGAGTTGCCCACCTGATCGGCCCGGTTCACTTGAAAGCTCAGccccacctctcctccctctgagccgtcctcgtcctcgtcttcGTCTTCCTCGTCGTCGTAGTCGCCGGTCGGCCCCGCCCCGTCCTCGCCGTCCTCgtctggaaacacagagagtgttagtcaaggactttccaggttttccaggcaCGCGATCTCGAGTCAACACGAGGTCGCCACCACGCTGGGTCGCCACCACGAGGCGGCGAGCTGCCTCCGGTCGTCCAGGTGGACACCTGAAGGTAGATCACGTGATCATCAcattcaaggactttccaggcccTCCTCCTCTAAACCGTGTCCCACCTTCGTCGTCGGCCTCAGAGTCGGGCGCCTCGTTGTCCTCCTGGTCGAAGCCGTCCAGGTAAGTGACCTGAGGCAGCAGCTCGAACACGCTCTCCCTGTAGTCCTCCAGAGACGTGATCTCACAGTTGAACAGGTCCAGACTCTGAAGGCTCTTCAGGTTTTGCTGCAAGGACACGacgtgttagtgtgtgtgtgtgtgtgtgtgtgtgtgtgtgtgtgtgtgtgtgtgtgagagagagtgagtgagagaatgagagagtgtgtgagagagagagtgtgagagagtgagagagagtgagagagtgaatgagagtgtgagagagtgaatgaaagtgtgagtgtgagagagtgtgaatgagagtgtgagagagtgatagtgtgtgagagagtgtgagagagtgtgagagagtgatagtgtgtgagagagtgtatgagagtgtgagagagtgatagtgtgtgagagagtgtgagtgagtgaatgagagtgagagagagtgaatgaaagtgtgagagagtgaatgaaagtgtgagagtgaatgagagtgtgagagtgtgagagagtgatagtgtgtgagagagtgtgagagagtgaatgagagtgtgagagagtgaatgaaagtgtgagagagagtgtgtgagagagtgatagtgtgtgagagagtgagtgtgtgagtgtgagagagtgagagagtgagtgagtgagtgagtgtgtgtgagagtgtaagagagtgagagagtgtaagagagtgaatgagagtgaatgagagtgtgagagtgaatgaaagtgtgagagtgtgagagagtgtgaatgagagtgaatgagagtgtgagagtgtgagagagtgagagagagtgaatgagagtgaatgaaagtgtgagagtgtgagagagtgtgaatgagggtgaatgagagtgtgaatgagagtgtgagagtgtgagagagtgatagtgtgtgagagagtgtgagtgagtgaatgagagtgtgagagtgtgagagtgtgagagagtgagagagagagtgagagagtgaatgagagtgtgagagagtgaatgaaagtgtgagtgtgagagagtgtgaatgagagtgtgagagtgtgagagagtgatagtgtgtgagagagtgtgagagagtgaatgagagtgtgagagagtgagtgtgtgagtgagagagagagtgaaagagtgaatgagtgtgagagagtgtgaatgagagtgaatgagagtgtgagagagtgatagtgtgtgagagagtgtgagagagtgatagtgtgtgagagagtgtgagagagtgaatgaaagtgtgagagagtgaatgaaagtgtgagagtgtgggagtgaatgaaagtgtgagagtgtgggagtgaatgagagtgtgagagagtgatagtgtgtgagagagtgatagtgtgtatgagagtgtgagagagtgtgagagagtgatagtgtgtgagagagtgtgagagagtgtgagagagtgagagagagagtgagagagtgagagagtgagagagtgaatgaaagtgtgagagtgtgagagagtgtgaatgagagtaaatgagagtgtgagagtgaatgaaagtgtgagtgtgtgagagagtgtgaatgagagtgaatgagagtgtgagagtgtgagagagtgagagagtgtgagagagtgaatgagagtgtgagagtgagagagtgaatgagagtgtgagagtgagagagtgaatgagagtgtgagagtgagagagtgaatgagagtgaatgaaagtgtgagagtgtgagagagtgtgagagagtgtgagagagtgtgagagagtgtgaatgagggtgaatgagagtgtgaatgagagtgaatgagagtgtgagagagtgatagtgtgtgagagagtgtgagtgagtgagtgaatgagagtgtgagagtgtgagagtgtgagtgagtgagagtgtgagagagtgagagtgtgagagagtgtgagagagtgagagagtgtgagagagtgaatgagggtgtgagagagtgaatgaaagtgtgagagtgtgagagagtgagagtgtgagagagtgagtgagtgtgagagagtgtgagtgagtgaatgagagtgtaagagtgtgagagagtgagagagtgtgagagagtgtgagtgagtgagtgagtgagtgtgagagagtgagagtgtgagagagtgtgagagagtgtgagtgagtgagtgtgagagtgtgagagagtgtgggtgagtgagtgagtgagtgagtgagtgagtgagtgtgagagtgtgagagagagtgtgagagagtgagtctgtctgtgtgtgtgtgtctgtttgtgagaTAGAGTCTGAAccgtgacagtgtgtgtgtgtgtgttctgaccaGCGCCTCCACGTTGCTCAGCTCTTTGATCTTGTTCCCGCTCAGGTTGAGGTAGGTCAGGTTGGGACATTTCTCGGACAGCGTCTCCAGAGATCCGGACAGGTTGTTGTCGCTGAGCTCcagctgacaaacaaacagaaacattcagacaacaaacaccaacacgCTGTCTGTGAACCAATCACACGACAGAAACTCAGTTTGTTGGCATGCTGCTAAAATTCAAGTTTCCAAACTTTCAAGACTTTGTCCACGACCGTgaattcactgtgtgtgtgtgtgtgtgtgtgtgtgtgtgtgtgtgtgtgttaccttgcgTAGTTTGGGCAGTGAGGGCAGTTTAGCCAGCGAGCTCAGCCCGACGTTCACCATGCTGAGAAACTCGAGCTCCGTGAACGCGTCTGTCAGACCTTCAACCTCCCCGTCTGCAGAGCGACTGTTATCCACCACGAGCTCTGCtatctgagagacagacagagagacagacagagagacagacagtaagTATTCAGACCACAAACAAAACTGGGTATGAAAAAGTACTTTAAGTTTAAGCTATtcacagtctgtggggacgtcacggagactacatccaggttttagacagtctgcaggacgtcgcggagactacgtccaggttttagacagtctgtggacagtTGCTCTTTATTTCCCAGAGTTCTTTGCTTCTGCTTATATAACGCACAGAGCTTCAGCCTGCAGGCCAACAGGCATcaatgaagagtgtgtgtgtgtgtgtgtgtgtgtgtgtgtgtgtgtgtgtagggggggtTGTGTGTCTCCACACACCATCTGTTGGCATCCCCCAATTCATAAAACATGACaccagtgagtgtgtgtggaccGTTTGTGAGATAAAGTCTGAAccgtgacagtgtgtgtgtgtgtgtgttcaactgACGCTGTTCGgttatataacacacacacacactcctcataAACACGACGCCACACTCGGTTTACATTCAAACTGTTTAATGCGGATTAAAGCGCCAGTTGTACTCTCACAGTAATCTGTTACTGTAACGCCATTTTGACCGTCATGTAAACTCGTTACACGGTAATCCCGTTACAGTAACGTCCCGCAGTCTAACTTGTTTGAACAGAGTATTAATATTCGTCTAAACGCGTTAATCCGCTTTATGTAACGTTAAGTCGGTAACGCGTTACTCCCACCGAGCGCGAGCTCCCGActcaaaatgtctgtgtgaCCGACCTCCGTGCGCCCCGCGTCCGCCACCGAGCAGGGCGGCGCGGGAGCGTCGAGTCCCGCCTTAAAACGCCGTTAAATTGAACCGTGAAGTCGGTTTGACCGAGAGAAGTTTGATAAAATGTCGGCGGGAAACACGACGAGCAGCTTCCGTCCGAGTTTAAGCCGCCGTCGACTTAAGATGTCCGCTCAGAGGACGACGGAGACACGCAGCCCGCGGAGAGACTCCCGCAGCCCGCGGAGAGACTCCCGCAGCCCGCGGAGAGACTCCCGCAGCCCGCGGAGAGACTCCCGCACACCCGGTACACCCGCGCCAACAGCCGCCCTGTTTACAAACTAACCGCCCGCCCGTTCATGTCGTTCTGTGCGGCGACATTCTCCGTTAAAGTGCTCCGAGCGGCCGGTAACTGATTAAAAGTTCAGTTGTTTTCCGGTGACGCTCCGCGGGACATCACGGAACACTTTGACCGTCTTCCATCCCGCGTGTGACGCTCTAATAAGATGATCTGTGCCCGCGGAGCCTCGCTGGGTGACGGCTTCaccggagaggaggaggggcgggcagacggacggacggagcCGCTTGAGATGCTCTGATCCGGGATAGCGGCTCTCGCTCTCCGCCGAGCTGCGGGCGGTGTGTGATCAAACTATAACCGGGTCGATACGCGGTGAAAACAGACCGAG
Protein-coding regions in this window:
- the anp32e gene encoding acidic leucine-rich nuclear phosphoprotein 32 family member E isoform X2; the protein is MDMKKRITLELRNRSPAEIAELVVDNSRSADGEVEGLTDAFTELEFLSMVNVGLSSLAKLPSLPKLRKLELSDNNLSGSLETLSEKCPNLTYLNLSGNKIKELSNVEALQNLKSLQSLDLFNCEITSLEDYRESVFELLPQVTYLDGFDQEDNEAPDSEADDEDEDGEDGAGPTGDYDDEEDEDEDEDGSEGGEDDDEDEDDYAEEEEEDEQAGVQGQKRKRDVEDEGEDDDDDDEDD
- the anp32e gene encoding acidic leucine-rich nuclear phosphoprotein 32 family member E isoform X1 codes for the protein MDMKKRITLELRNRSPAEIAELVVDNSRSADGEVEGLTDAFTELEFLSMVNVGLSSLAKLPSLPKLRKLELSDNNLSGSLETLSEKCPNLTYLNLSGNKIKELSNVEALQNLKSLQSLDLFNCEITSLEDYRESVFELLPQVTYLDGFDQEDNEAPDSEADDEDEDGEDGAGPTGDYDDEEDEDEDEDGSEGGEVGLSFQVNRADQDDDEDEDDYAEEEEEDEQAGVQGQKRKRDVEDEGEDDDDDDEDD